The Culex quinquefasciatus strain JHB chromosome 2, VPISU_Cqui_1.0_pri_paternal, whole genome shotgun sequence genome contains the following window.
CTCATAAATTCTAGATACTTTCATTTTAGcaattataaaaatgattttaaaaatttgaaaaaaaatcaacaatcctaaaataaaaaaaatagggatttcaaaaaaaaaacaaatatttaaaataaaaatttaggaatttgaaattcagaaattttaaaatatattttgggGGAAATCTCGTATGTTTCTCAGGTTAAGAACTCGATCCTAATTCCGTTAATTTTCTTATACTCtctatttaaactttttttttgcaaaactattgatagaaatttgcttgctcacttcataTAAAGCTATTCATTGTTTGATATgatttgaaaacgctttttaaaaGCTATAATCGAACGCCATAATGGTGATatgccaaaaatttaagaacctaagaaaaaatacaaaaattaaaaatttcaaacagtaaaaaaataaaataaaaaaaataaaaaaaaatggacatGCAAAAGTTAGAAAATCcaaattagaaaattataaaattcaaaaattacaaagttaaaaaaaattgcaaaaaaaatccagaaaagtGTCTACATGGTTTTTGAATAGTTAATGGAATAAAAATAGTTgcattattttctaatttaataattttttttatcatgcacttgaaatttaaaagggaaagtttttatgaaattttgaaggctcagcaaaatttgaataattttaagttttaaatcttATTTTCAGTGAAAACTAAAATACTGCAAAAGACTCAaactaaattgatttatttctgtgacctttttcaaatcaagattgaattttcaaaaggtccgatctgcataggaaacccatgccggataggttgttttgaaattgtaaTCTAGAAATGATCGCTGAGTAATTTGAATCGATCAGCAAAATTATAAAAGTTTAGTAAAATGTGTTTCATAATGTTACATATTATGATCTTGTTTTGAAGATaaattttcaacagttttttcaggtatttaaaGTAAAGTGAAAGCATTTTTTCGAGGATTTGAAGACGTTGAAATTCAATACCAAAAGGAATTCCAAATCTAATTGTTTTATCCTCGAAAACTGCACATCACTGACGAATCTCCTAACTCTTGAATGTTTCCTTAAATCTTTATCAGTTTGTGTAACTTTCttgttttaaattgcattttctcagacgATAGGTTTGTGTGTTGCTTGTGTGTGTTGCGTCGTAACGATTATAATACTATACGTTTCCATCAGCTCTAAATGCACAGTGATAAGTCGTCCAGTCGCGCGTTCCGCACCTCACGAACAGGCGCACTCCGTAACGCGCATGCCCACCCAGGTGGTCACTTTGAGCCGCTGCGGATTTTTGGGGTCCGCGTGCAGCACATCGATGTGGTCCAGCCGAACCGGCGCGCAGCACGGCTTCGGGACATCGTACTTGACGTGTTCGTGCAGCAGCGACTGAATCAGCGCGTGGTGACTGCCCGGGTTGTACTTGTACGGGCACCGGCCCCGGCAGAAGCCCGCGTCGAAGATCTTCGGCTGGATGATGAACTCGAAGCCCTCGATGTCCCGGAAGTCCACCAGCAGTGGGTGCCGGCAGCAGCGCTTGTTGTTCGGCGTGCAGGTCGCCGTCTTGGGAGGGTCATGTAGTCACGCATCGTTGGGCGGTACCGCTGAACGCCGGCCTTGGAGCGTTTCTCGCGCTGGACGAGCTTGCCGACCACGTTCAGGACGGGAGTTTCGTCGTAACCGGCGAAGAACGGCGACGAGTCGTGGATCACGAAGATGTCGTTGTTGTAGCAGTTTTCGCAGTAGATTTCCAGCCCGAGATTCTTGCGCGAGCCGTCCAGCCAGGTGCGCACGGCTTCGTCCAGGGGCAGCTGGAACCACTTTTTATCACCGTCGGCCAAATCCTCCACCGCAATCGTCCTGGACGTCAGCAGGTGGCGCTGGTACGGCTCAACCAGCTGGTACACAAACAAGTGGACGTTCTTGCCCGACGACCCGTGGTGACCGTTGTGCTGTTGATTGTTGTGCTTGAATTTGACCCGACCCCGGCGGCGTCCGTGATGGGGCGGACTCGTCGTCGGCGTCGTCTTACCGGCCGATGTGCTGCGTTCGCTGTTTGGCGACCGCGTCAACATTATGTTGAGTGATGATTCTTCAATGTTCTCCGGTGAGATTGGCGGCAGATTGGACAGGGTCTGCTGGTGGTGACGGTGGTGGTGCTGGGGATGCTGCTGATTGCCGTTGGAGGTGGGATCGTGGAAGAAGGAGGGCGAGCTGAGAGCGGGCAGGTCGCCGCCGGTGCTGGAACTGTTTCTGGTTGGTATATCGAACCGGATATAGACCAGGTCGTAGTCGTTCTTGACCGAGCGCTTGCGGCGCAGGTTCTGGTGATTCAGCTTGGAATCTGCAATGAGAGAGGGAGAAGATGATAAGGCTGAGTAAAGTGATGATCGCAAATAgactttttcttgatttttttttgaattcgacAAATCTTCGTTCCTCCGTGCATTTTCTTTGTCGTTttgtttaagagcgagtccacgagcaaagcatacccatctcgcatcgacctcaccaatctgcctgaaatttgcaggggttgtttgtacatataaaactagcatctggccaaaatatgagcactctaggtcaacgggaagtggggcaaatcgggacacaaagtttgaaggtgcaaaaacgtaaaaatcttaaaaaggctataacttaggcaaaattcaatttaatttcaaaattcaaaatgcatcttaaagggcttcaaaaatgcaacaaaatgcagggtagagcatcccaattggttaattctaaaaagagttattggcattttagtgaaaaaatagcataattttcaaactcaaataaaaaagtgttccatccagatatcaactcggttcgacctgcagcttgtaggggacatctgggactaccatctgagactgaaaCCGCTTTGGGttaggcagtttaacatattgaatagacacttttacttttagtgaattttgtggtagtaaatttttactcggaggaccccttagatcccattttctggtgataattttatcataatcgtgttcctgagacaatttcacattagaaacatgcataaaaatattcattttcatccattttaaccctttaaaaaatgaaagtgaaaaaaaaactttgattcacatttattgaaaatcaagttcgtttccaaggatactagatgacaccagaaaaaaagcagcttcttatttttttatctttcattttttaaagggctaaaatggatgataatatacatttttatgtatgtttctatagtgaaattgtctcaggaacacgaatatgataaaattatcaccataaaatgggatctaaggggtcctccgagcaaaaatttactatcaaaaaattcactaaaagtaaaagtgtctatttgatatgttaaactgccttacccaaagcggactcagtctcagatggtagtcccagatgtcccctacaagctgcaggtcgatccgagttgatatctggatggaacactttttcatttgagtttgaaaattatgctattttttcactaaaatgccaataactctttttagaattaaccaattgggatgctctaccctgcattttgttgcatttttaaagccctttaagatgcattttgaattttgaaattaaattgaattttgcctaagttatagcctttttaagatttttacgtttttgcaccttcaaactttgtgtcccgatttgccccacttcccgttgacctaga
Protein-coding sequences here:
- the LOC6042623 gene encoding LOW QUALITY PROTEIN: uncharacterized protein LOC6042623 (The sequence of the model RefSeq protein was modified relative to this genomic sequence to represent the inferred CDS: inserted 2 bases in 2 codons), encoding MDELARNGSAHQNSNPNLPATMAEVYCFCFKRTRHASHPLPHKKHSRRYPHHYQHQQHPSKSSACYYTTSSNLSKFLILLFLSICDNRACRTHVAEAAAAAAEVYSSSSGGSQLTSSSSSSSFSNVVYRDDSQVESASAAAASGTAAVNRTRLQEIVMEGXGLSAIPDVRAMNVSQQEYETKYREYLERVNRRSSGQLELPRSQRRPRRQALRQQDDETDGEFEEEEIEEDQEDIVEDEDDSSQRVVETRHLYSFPNSDSKLNHQNLRRKRSVKNDYDLVYIRFDIPTRNSSSTGGDLPALSSPSFFHDPTSNGNQQHPQHHHRHHQQTLSNLPPISPENIEESSLNIMLTRSPNSERSTSAGKTTPTTSPPHHGRRRGRVKFKHNNQQHNGHHGSSGKNVHLFVYQLVEPYQRHLLTSRTIAVEDLADGDKKWFQLPLDEAVRTWLDGSRKNLGLEIYCENCYNNDIFVIHDSSPFFAGYDETPVLNVVGKLVQREKRSKAGVQRYRPTMRDYMXPPKTATCTPNNKRCCRHPLLVDFRDIEGFEFIIQPKIFDAGFCRGRCPYKYNPGSHHALIQSLLHEHVKYDVPKPCCAPVRLDHIDVLHADPKNPQRLKVTTWVGMRVTECACS